One stretch of Serinicoccus hydrothermalis DNA includes these proteins:
- the purE gene encoding 5-(carboxyamino)imidazole ribonucleotide mutase, with product MGSDSDWPVMEAAAQVLEEFGVPYEADVVSAHRMPTEMIDYGRTAADRGLRVIVAGAGGAAHLPGMLASVTPLPVVGVPVPLKHLDGMDSLLSIVQMPAGIPVATVSVAGARNAGLLAVRMLGAGEGERAAALRERLTAFAADLRDQAYAKGEKLRERRAAR from the coding sequence ATGGGCAGCGACAGCGACTGGCCGGTGATGGAGGCGGCCGCCCAGGTGCTGGAGGAGTTCGGCGTGCCCTACGAGGCGGACGTCGTCTCCGCGCACCGGATGCCGACCGAGATGATCGACTACGGCCGGACGGCCGCCGACCGGGGCCTGCGCGTGATCGTCGCGGGCGCCGGGGGAGCCGCCCACCTGCCGGGGATGCTCGCCTCGGTCACGCCGCTGCCGGTCGTCGGCGTCCCGGTGCCGCTCAAGCACCTGGACGGGATGGACTCGCTGCTCTCGATCGTGCAGATGCCGGCCGGGATCCCGGTCGCCACGGTCTCGGTGGCGGGGGCGCGCAACGCCGGCCTGCTCGCGGTGCGGATGCTGGGTGCGGGCGAGGGGGAGCGGGCCGCCGCGCTGCGCGAGCGGCTGACCGCCTTCGCCGCGGACCTGCGGGACCAGGCCTACGCCAAGGGGGAGAAGCTGCGGGAGCGCCGGGCGGCACGCTGA
- a CDS encoding 5-(carboxyamino)imidazole ribonucleotide synthase, which produces MTSPSPALAEGGFPVVGIVGGGQLARMCQPPAVNLALTLSVLAESPTASAALVVPHSPVGEHTDLAAVRALARDCDVVTFDHEHVPQEVLLALQEEGVALHPSPQALVFAQDKLAMRRRLTELGLPCPRWAQARDAADVEAFAAQVGWPLVAKAPRGGYDGKGVLVCRSLADLEPWLAGVGEGGLADGILLEEAVDFSRELSIMVGRSPSGQAAAWPVVETVQEGGINTEVLAPAPSLDPDLAAALTEGALRIAGELGVTGVMAVEAFEVRDPGTGAPAYLVNELAMRPHNSGHWSIDGAVTSQFEQHLRAVLDLPLGDPSTRAPWTASANVLGGDYPELYATYKHLMARDPGLKIHLYGKGVRPGRKLGHVTVTGGREGDLGSLEELRERTRHAADYLQGVVTE; this is translated from the coding sequence GTGACGTCTCCCAGCCCTGCCCTTGCCGAGGGCGGCTTCCCCGTGGTCGGCATCGTCGGCGGCGGCCAGCTCGCCCGGATGTGCCAGCCGCCGGCGGTCAACCTGGCCCTGACGCTGTCGGTCCTCGCGGAGTCCCCGACCGCGAGCGCCGCGCTCGTCGTCCCGCACAGCCCCGTGGGCGAGCACACCGACCTCGCGGCGGTGCGCGCCCTGGCCCGGGACTGCGACGTCGTGACCTTCGACCACGAGCACGTGCCGCAGGAGGTGCTGCTCGCGCTGCAGGAGGAGGGCGTGGCCCTGCACCCGAGCCCGCAGGCCCTCGTCTTCGCGCAGGACAAGCTGGCGATGCGGCGCCGGCTCACCGAGCTGGGCCTGCCCTGCCCGCGGTGGGCGCAGGCGCGCGATGCCGCCGACGTCGAGGCCTTCGCGGCGCAGGTCGGATGGCCGCTCGTGGCCAAGGCCCCGCGCGGGGGCTACGACGGCAAGGGGGTCCTGGTATGCCGTTCGCTCGCCGATCTCGAGCCCTGGCTCGCCGGGGTGGGCGAGGGCGGCCTGGCCGACGGGATCCTGCTGGAAGAGGCCGTGGACTTCTCCCGCGAGCTGTCGATCATGGTCGGCCGCAGCCCCTCGGGGCAGGCCGCCGCCTGGCCCGTCGTGGAGACCGTGCAGGAGGGCGGGATCAACACCGAGGTGCTCGCACCCGCCCCGTCGCTCGACCCCGACCTCGCCGCCGCGCTCACCGAGGGCGCCCTGCGGATCGCCGGCGAGCTGGGGGTGACCGGGGTGATGGCGGTCGAGGCCTTCGAGGTGCGCGACCCGGGGACGGGGGCACCGGCATACCTCGTCAACGAGCTGGCGATGCGCCCGCACAACAGCGGCCACTGGAGCATCGACGGCGCGGTCACCAGCCAGTTCGAGCAGCACCTGCGTGCGGTGCTGGACCTGCCGCTCGGCGACCCCTCGACGCGTGCGCCGTGGACCGCGTCCGCCAACGTGCTGGGCGGGGACTACCCCGAGCTCTACGCCACCTACAAGCACCTCATGGCCCGCGACCCCGGGCTCAAGATCCACCTCTACGGCAAGGGGGTGCGGCCCGGGCGCAAGCTCGGGCACGTGACCGTCACCGGCGGGCGCGAGGGCGACCTGGGCTCGCTCGAGGAGCTGCGGGAGCGGACCCGGCACGCGGCGGACTACCTGCAGGGAGTGGTGACGGAGTGA
- a CDS encoding GtrA family protein has protein sequence MTPASPGLLARVRATYQVLVAELAKFGTVGALAFVLDTALYNVLVFGVPGVGDGPMAGSPLWGKVVATSVATVFSWVGNRLWTFRHRRSEPVTHEFALFVLFNALGLLIALGCLGFSRYVLGLDSQLADNISGNGVGLVLGTLFRFWAYRTFVFRGELSLEGEGQGVVARGR, from the coding sequence GTGACCCCCGCCTCCCCCGGCCTGCTGGCCCGCGTCCGTGCGACCTACCAGGTCCTGGTCGCCGAGCTCGCGAAGTTCGGGACGGTCGGCGCCCTCGCCTTCGTCCTGGACACGGCGCTCTACAACGTCCTGGTGTTCGGGGTGCCCGGGGTCGGGGACGGCCCCATGGCCGGATCGCCGCTCTGGGGAAAGGTGGTCGCGACGAGCGTCGCGACGGTCTTCTCCTGGGTCGGCAACCGGCTGTGGACCTTCCGGCACCGGCGCAGCGAGCCGGTGACCCACGAGTTCGCGCTCTTCGTCCTCTTCAACGCGCTCGGGCTGCTCATCGCGCTCGGCTGCCTGGGCTTCTCCCGCTACGTCCTCGGGCTGGACAGCCAGCTCGCCGACAACATCTCCGGCAACGGGGTCGGGCTGGTGCTCGGCACGCTGTTCCGATTCTGGGCCTACCGCACCTTCGTCTTCCGCGGCGAGCTGAGCCTGGAGGGCGAGGGTCAGGGCGTGGTGGCCAGGGGCAGGTAG
- a CDS encoding sensor histidine kinase: MRRILRELAWRIVLLVVGGGVVLAIFVAWLLPQLRSSAWPGGQGSVPDWVLPAILVLCGLLVLAVGIPVARRFADRTAETAAGPLRQLAQRTDELASGGFALDPEARPGRLVEPEPFRSGIAEIDAVARVVDRHHTTFAKALVFERSFAADASHQLRTPLAALLLRLEEIAQSDDAAVARSEAEIAIGQVERLTGVVDDLLQRTRAGHASGGAVTAADAVVAGIDEEWTPAFEERGRAVELTLERGVIVEASASVVSQVLNTLVENSLVHGKGDVRVHVYRSGPSAVFTVSDQGPGIPRHLARTIFDRGITTGAGTGLGLAVARETAESIGGRVELVTTFPPVFACYLPLATTP; encoded by the coding sequence GTGCGCCGGATCCTGCGCGAGCTGGCGTGGCGGATCGTCCTCCTCGTCGTGGGTGGCGGCGTGGTGCTCGCGATCTTCGTCGCCTGGCTGCTGCCGCAGCTGAGGTCGAGCGCCTGGCCGGGAGGGCAGGGCAGCGTGCCCGACTGGGTGCTACCGGCGATCCTCGTGCTCTGCGGGCTGCTCGTGCTGGCGGTCGGGATCCCGGTCGCCCGCCGGTTCGCCGACCGGACCGCCGAGACGGCGGCAGGCCCGCTGCGCCAGCTCGCGCAGCGGACCGACGAGCTGGCCTCGGGCGGCTTCGCGCTCGACCCGGAGGCGCGGCCGGGTCGGCTCGTCGAGCCCGAGCCGTTTCGCTCCGGGATCGCCGAGATCGACGCCGTGGCGCGGGTCGTGGACCGGCACCACACCACCTTCGCCAAGGCCCTCGTCTTCGAGCGCTCCTTCGCCGCCGACGCCTCGCACCAGCTGCGCACGCCGCTGGCGGCGCTGCTGCTGCGGCTGGAGGAGATCGCCCAGTCCGACGACGCGGCGGTGGCGCGCTCCGAGGCCGAGATCGCCATCGGTCAGGTGGAGCGCCTCACCGGGGTCGTGGACGACCTGCTCCAGCGCACCCGGGCCGGGCACGCCAGCGGCGGAGCGGTGACCGCGGCCGACGCGGTCGTCGCCGGGATCGACGAGGAGTGGACGCCGGCCTTCGAGGAGCGCGGCCGCGCCGTCGAGCTGACCCTCGAGCGCGGCGTCATCGTCGAGGCCAGCGCCTCGGTGGTGTCCCAGGTCCTCAACACCCTCGTCGAGAACTCGCTCGTCCACGGCAAGGGGGACGTGCGGGTCCACGTCTACCGCTCCGGGCCCTCGGCCGTGTTCACGGTGTCCGACCAGGGCCCCGGCATACCCCGGCACCTCGCGCGCACGATCTTCGACCGCGGGATCACCACCGGCGCGGGGACCGGGCTGGGGCTGGCGGTCGCGCGGGAGACGGCCGAGTCGATCGGCGGACGGGTCGAGCTCGTCACCACCTTCCCGCCCGTCTTCGCCTGCTACCTGCCCCTGGCCACCACGCCCTGA
- a CDS encoding response regulator transcription factor — MTRVLLAEDDPTISEPLARALRREGYEVTLAPNGRQALAEATGDLPHDLLVLDLGLPQLDGVEVCRSLRDAGVRMPVLMLTARSEEVDTVVGLDAGADDYVTKPFRLGELLARVRALLRRGPGSAPNPTGSALRMDVEARRVFLHDREVRLTTKEFDLLRVLMREEGRVVSREVLMREVWDTWFGSTKTLDMHVSVLRRKIGDDAHDPRHIVTVRGVGFRFQNDPDGDDAEATD; from the coding sequence GTGACCCGAGTGCTGCTGGCCGAAGACGACCCGACGATCTCCGAGCCGCTCGCCCGCGCGCTGCGCCGCGAGGGCTACGAGGTCACGCTGGCCCCCAACGGCCGCCAGGCCCTCGCCGAGGCGACCGGTGACCTCCCTCACGACCTGCTCGTCCTGGACCTCGGGCTGCCCCAGCTGGACGGGGTCGAGGTGTGCCGGTCCCTGCGCGACGCCGGGGTGCGGATGCCGGTGCTCATGCTCACCGCCCGCAGCGAGGAGGTGGACACGGTCGTGGGGCTGGACGCCGGCGCCGACGACTACGTCACCAAGCCGTTCCGGCTCGGCGAGCTCCTGGCGCGGGTCCGCGCGCTGCTGCGCCGGGGACCGGGGTCGGCGCCGAACCCCACCGGCTCGGCGCTGCGCATGGACGTCGAGGCCCGCCGCGTCTTCCTGCACGACCGCGAGGTGCGGCTGACCACCAAGGAGTTCGACCTGCTCCGCGTCCTCATGCGCGAGGAGGGTCGCGTGGTCTCCCGCGAGGTGCTCATGCGCGAGGTGTGGGACACGTGGTTCGGCTCCACCAAGACCCTCGACATGCACGTGTCCGTGCTGCGCCGCAAGATCGGCGACGACGCCCACGACCCGCGGCACATCGTCACCGTGCGCGGCGTGGGCTTCCGCTTCCAGAACGACCCGGACGGGGACGACGCCGAGGCGACGGACTGA
- a CDS encoding enoyl-CoA hydratase/isomerase family protein, protein MDAPTMLQLTRHGDHVVELSLDRPEAMNAISTAFSEQITAATADLARDDSVRAVVVTSTHPRAFCVGADLKERNGFTDAEMMDHRLVSKLAYRGVLDLPMPAVAAVEGYALGGGMEIALSCDLLVAGREATLALPEVGVGVIPGGGGTQLVTRRVGWSRAASMIFTARRFTGEEGRELGLVDELVEAGGARDRALELAASIAANSPVAVRNAKKAMRLGMGTDLAAGLEIEDGCWRATAFSRDRAEGVAAFAEKRTPQWPGR, encoded by the coding sequence ATGGATGCACCGACGATGCTGCAGCTCACCCGGCACGGCGACCACGTCGTCGAGCTGAGCCTCGACCGGCCCGAGGCGATGAACGCCATCTCCACCGCGTTCTCCGAGCAGATCACCGCCGCGACCGCCGACCTGGCCCGGGACGACTCCGTGCGCGCCGTCGTCGTCACGAGCACCCACCCGCGCGCCTTCTGCGTCGGCGCCGACCTCAAGGAGCGCAACGGCTTCACCGACGCCGAGATGATGGACCACCGGCTGGTCTCCAAGCTCGCCTACCGCGGCGTGCTCGACCTGCCGATGCCGGCGGTCGCCGCGGTCGAGGGGTATGCCCTGGGCGGCGGCATGGAGATCGCGCTGTCCTGCGACCTGCTCGTCGCCGGCCGCGAGGCCACCCTGGCGCTGCCCGAGGTCGGGGTGGGCGTCATCCCCGGCGGCGGCGGCACCCAGCTCGTCACCCGCCGGGTCGGCTGGTCCCGGGCCGCGTCGATGATCTTCACCGCCCGCCGGTTCACCGGCGAGGAGGGCCGCGAGCTGGGGCTCGTGGACGAGCTGGTCGAGGCCGGAGGCGCCCGCGACCGGGCCCTGGAGCTGGCGGCGTCCATCGCCGCGAACAGCCCGGTCGCCGTGCGCAACGCCAAGAAGGCCATGCGGCTGGGCATGGGCACCGACCTGGCCGCCGGCCTGGAGATCGAGGACGGCTGCTGGCGGGCCACCGCCTTCAGCCGGGACCGCGCGGAGGGCGTGGCCGCCTTCGCCGAGAAGAGGACGCCGCAGTGGCCCGGACGATGA
- a CDS encoding biotin--[acetyl-CoA-carboxylase] ligase: MTSLRWAAPERHESLPSTNLAALADPRPGRVVVADHQSAGLGRRGRSWTSPPGAALAVSAVLPPLPADLAGWLPLAAGVAVVDALASSRWPVEARLKWPNDALVPAGPAPGKISGVLTQVADGGALVVGTGLNVDHDRSRLPVPTATSWRLVRGGSPLPPGAREGFLEDYLGRLRELHAALVEGDVDRVHRAYEARCATLGRDVVLHRPGGGRVRGRAVRVDARGALVLATSPTAGVESVHDAGDVEHLRDQ; encoded by the coding sequence ATGACCTCACTGCGCTGGGCCGCGCCGGAGCGGCACGAGTCGCTGCCCTCGACGAACCTCGCGGCGCTCGCCGACCCGCGCCCGGGACGGGTGGTCGTCGCCGACCACCAGAGCGCCGGCCTGGGTCGCCGTGGACGGTCCTGGACCTCGCCCCCCGGCGCCGCCCTGGCGGTCAGCGCGGTGCTCCCGCCGCTCCCGGCAGACCTGGCGGGCTGGCTCCCGCTCGCCGCGGGCGTCGCCGTCGTCGACGCGCTGGCCTCGAGCCGCTGGCCGGTCGAGGCGCGGCTGAAGTGGCCCAACGACGCCCTTGTCCCCGCCGGGCCCGCCCCGGGCAAGATCAGCGGTGTCCTCACCCAGGTGGCCGACGGCGGCGCGCTCGTCGTCGGGACCGGGCTCAACGTCGACCACGACCGGTCCCGGCTGCCGGTGCCGACCGCGACCTCGTGGCGGCTGGTGCGCGGCGGGTCGCCGCTCCCGCCCGGCGCCCGGGAGGGCTTCCTCGAGGACTACCTCGGTCGGCTGCGCGAGCTGCACGCGGCGCTGGTCGAGGGCGACGTCGACCGGGTGCACCGCGCCTACGAGGCGCGGTGCGCGACCCTGGGCCGCGACGTCGTGCTCCACCGCCCTGGCGGTGGCCGGGTCCGGGGCCGGGCCGTGCGCGTGGACGCGCGCGGGGCGCTGGTCCTCGCCACCTCCCCGACCGCCGGCGTCGAGAGCGTCCACGACGCCGGTGACGTCGAGCACCTGCGCGACCAGTAA
- a CDS encoding acyl-CoA carboxylase subunit beta, which produces MTDTPRADSQDEDGPDLRTTAGRLADFRARAEEAGHAASAKALDKQRGKGKGTARARVEALLDEGSFTEMDAFTRHRSTAYGQEQHRPYGDGVVTGYGTVEGRTVAVFAHDYTVLGGSVGEVFGEKIVKVLDLAMKIGCPVVGIHDSGGSRIQEGVASLGITAEIFRRQVQASGVIPQISLVMGPCPGGAAYSPALSDFVVMVDQTSHLFLTGPDVIQTVTGEDVTLEELAGAQTHGTTSGLAHYVASDEEDALDYAKELLGHLPQNNLEDPPAYDEEPDTEIDEADEALDVLVPDAAGASYDIVEAVRAVVDEGDFLQVAEQFAPNVVVGLGRVEGRSVGVVANQPMHLAGTLDIDASEKAARFVRTCDAFNIPVLTLVDAPGFLPGTDQELGGMVRRGAKLLYAYAEATVPLVTVITRKAIGGAYDVMGSKHLGADVNLAWPTAQIAVTGAQGAASILHRRELAQVKADGGDVDAERARLVRDYEDTVATPYLAAERGYVDAVIAPSRTRVEVARALRHLRTKRVNRAPRKHGNIPL; this is translated from the coding sequence ATGACGGACACGCCGCGCGCCGACAGCCAGGACGAGGACGGGCCGGACCTGCGCACGACCGCGGGCCGCCTGGCCGACTTCCGCGCCCGTGCCGAGGAGGCCGGGCACGCCGCCTCCGCGAAGGCGCTGGACAAGCAGCGCGGCAAGGGCAAGGGCACCGCGCGGGCGCGCGTCGAGGCCCTGCTCGACGAGGGCAGCTTCACCGAGATGGACGCCTTCACCCGGCACCGCAGCACCGCCTACGGCCAGGAGCAGCACCGCCCCTACGGCGACGGCGTGGTGACCGGCTACGGCACGGTGGAGGGCCGGACGGTCGCCGTCTTCGCGCACGACTACACCGTGCTCGGCGGCTCGGTGGGCGAGGTCTTCGGCGAGAAGATCGTCAAGGTGCTGGACCTCGCGATGAAGATCGGCTGCCCGGTGGTCGGCATCCACGACTCCGGCGGCTCGCGCATCCAGGAGGGCGTCGCCTCGCTCGGGATCACCGCCGAGATCTTCCGCCGCCAGGTGCAGGCCTCCGGGGTGATCCCGCAGATCTCGCTGGTCATGGGCCCCTGCCCGGGCGGGGCGGCATACTCCCCCGCCCTCTCCGACTTCGTCGTCATGGTCGACCAGACCTCGCACCTCTTCCTCACCGGCCCGGACGTCATCCAGACGGTGACCGGCGAGGACGTCACCCTCGAGGAGCTGGCCGGGGCGCAGACCCACGGCACGACCAGCGGCCTGGCCCACTACGTCGCCAGCGACGAGGAGGACGCGCTCGACTACGCCAAGGAGCTCCTGGGGCACCTCCCGCAGAACAACCTGGAGGACCCGCCGGCCTACGACGAGGAGCCGGACACCGAGATCGACGAGGCGGACGAGGCGCTGGACGTCCTCGTCCCGGACGCCGCGGGCGCCTCCTACGACATCGTCGAGGCGGTGCGCGCCGTCGTCGACGAGGGCGACTTCCTGCAGGTGGCCGAGCAGTTCGCCCCCAACGTCGTCGTGGGCCTGGGCCGGGTCGAGGGCCGCTCGGTGGGCGTCGTCGCCAACCAGCCGATGCACCTCGCCGGGACCCTGGACATCGACGCCTCGGAGAAGGCCGCCCGCTTCGTGCGCACCTGCGACGCCTTCAACATCCCCGTCCTCACCCTCGTGGACGCGCCCGGCTTCCTGCCCGGCACGGACCAGGAGCTCGGGGGCATGGTGCGCCGCGGCGCCAAGCTGCTCTACGCCTACGCCGAGGCCACCGTGCCGTTGGTCACGGTCATCACCCGCAAGGCCATCGGCGGCGCCTACGACGTCATGGGGTCCAAGCACCTGGGTGCCGACGTCAACCTCGCCTGGCCCACCGCCCAGATCGCGGTGACCGGGGCGCAGGGGGCGGCCAGCATCCTGCACCGCCGCGAGCTGGCGCAGGTCAAGGCCGACGGCGGCGACGTCGACGCCGAGCGCGCCCGCCTCGTGCGCGACTACGAGGACACCGTCGCGACCCCCTACCTCGCGGCCGAGCGCGGCTACGTCGACGCCGTCATCGCGCCCTCCCGGACGCGGGTCGAGGTCGCCCGCGCGCTGCGCCACCTGCGCACCAAGCGGGTCAACCGCGCCCCGCGCAAGCACGGGAACATCCCGCTGTGA
- a CDS encoding acyl-CoA carboxylase epsilon subunit: MSAPEDVEQTPAPVIRVVRGHPTPVQVAALTAVLAGAAGGGSGEGTGRGATDGSPGSLWTARPRPSVGPGGWRASSMPR; this comes from the coding sequence GTGAGCGCGCCGGAGGACGTCGAGCAGACCCCGGCACCGGTCATCCGGGTCGTGCGGGGTCACCCCACGCCGGTCCAGGTCGCCGCGCTCACGGCCGTGCTCGCCGGCGCGGCGGGCGGCGGCTCCGGCGAGGGCACCGGGCGCGGTGCGACGGACGGCTCCCCGGGCAGCCTGTGGACGGCCCGGCCCCGGCCCTCGGTCGGCCCGGGTGGCTGGCGGGCCTCCTCGATGCCGCGCTGA
- a CDS encoding MOSC domain-containing protein produces MIPRVRSTNLAKPKPDPGTPRVTGIDKQPVGGIDVVAPGPDHGDGSGANGDHIGDARHHGGADKALYAVAREELDRWESELGRVLRDGIFGENLTTADLDVDGLELGQRLRVGSSVLEVSVPRQPCATFARHMGEERWVSRFTEHGASGAYLRVVEPGRIEPGDGIELDAPPGHGVSVRTAFAAAMGDDAAAREVVAAGCLPPRYHEPMERRLARRQGAAGG; encoded by the coding sequence ATGATCCCCCGCGTCCGGTCGACCAACCTGGCCAAGCCCAAGCCCGACCCGGGCACCCCGCGCGTGACCGGCATCGACAAGCAGCCGGTGGGCGGGATCGACGTCGTCGCCCCGGGGCCTGACCACGGGGACGGCTCCGGCGCGAACGGCGACCACATCGGCGACGCGCGGCACCACGGCGGGGCGGACAAGGCGCTGTATGCCGTGGCGCGCGAGGAGTTGGACCGGTGGGAGTCCGAGCTGGGCCGGGTGCTGCGCGACGGCATCTTCGGGGAGAACCTCACGACCGCGGACCTGGACGTCGACGGGCTGGAGCTGGGCCAGCGGCTCCGAGTCGGGTCCAGCGTGCTCGAGGTGTCTGTCCCGCGGCAGCCGTGCGCCACCTTCGCCCGGCACATGGGGGAGGAGCGCTGGGTGAGCCGCTTCACCGAGCACGGGGCGAGCGGGGCCTACCTGCGCGTGGTCGAGCCGGGGCGGATCGAGCCCGGCGACGGGATCGAGCTCGACGCACCCCCGGGCCACGGGGTGAGCGTGCGCACCGCCTTCGCCGCGGCCATGGGCGACGACGCCGCGGCGCGCGAGGTGGTGGCGGCCGGCTGCCTGCCGCCGCGCTACCACGAGCCGATGGAACGCCGCCTGGCGCGGCGTCAGGGGGCAGCCGGCGGCTGA
- a CDS encoding DUF885 domain-containing protein, which produces MTTPTPTRTPTEIDRLAEEHLDATVALSPLEATYLGVPGRDAEIDDLSIEGLRARRDQVASTLERLEGVEPADDTDRVTRAALRERLGLELELHDLVLEGRTPVEFNVLTAAPLAVRDVFDLMGKDTEAHWSTVVARLHAVPASLEQFVSALRWCAGQGQVPPLRQVRAVAGQCRDQAGDEASSFDALTGEASGQPEAIRADLVEAITVAKAAFGELAAYLEDELAPRAPESDACGTELYRLHSRSFLGAEIDLEETYRWGQEELARITAMMEETAEQIRPGASVKEAVALLDEDPGYALEGTEALREWMQVTADRAVAELTDTQFDVPEPVRAIECMIAPSQTGGIYYTGPSEDFSRPGRMWWSVPKGVTRFSTWRELTTVYHEGVPGHHLQIGQTVYRSELLNRWRRLASWTSGHGEGWALYAEWLMADLGYMDDPGNRMGLLDGQSLRAARVVLDIGVHCGFEAPEEVGGGEWTYDKAWEFLNNHVNMDEGFVRFELDRYLGWPGQAPSYKIGERLWLELRDECRRREGDDFDLKAFHRRALDIGGVGLDTLRAAVLGEL; this is translated from the coding sequence GTGACGACGCCGACACCGACCCGCACGCCCACCGAGATCGACCGCCTCGCCGAGGAGCACCTCGACGCCACGGTGGCGCTGAGCCCGCTGGAGGCGACCTACCTGGGTGTCCCCGGCCGCGACGCCGAGATCGACGACCTGTCGATCGAGGGTCTGCGCGCGCGCCGGGACCAGGTCGCGAGCACGCTGGAGCGGCTGGAGGGGGTGGAGCCGGCCGACGACACCGACCGGGTCACCCGCGCCGCCCTGCGCGAGCGGCTGGGCCTGGAGCTGGAGCTGCACGACCTCGTGCTGGAGGGTCGCACCCCGGTCGAGTTCAACGTCCTCACCGCCGCCCCGCTCGCGGTCCGCGACGTCTTCGACCTCATGGGCAAGGACACCGAGGCGCACTGGTCGACGGTCGTGGCCCGGCTGCACGCGGTGCCCGCGTCCCTGGAGCAGTTCGTCTCGGCGCTGCGCTGGTGCGCCGGGCAGGGCCAGGTGCCGCCGCTGCGCCAGGTGCGCGCCGTCGCGGGGCAGTGCCGGGACCAGGCCGGCGACGAGGCGAGCAGCTTCGACGCCCTGACCGGTGAGGCGAGCGGCCAGCCCGAGGCGATCCGCGCCGACCTGGTCGAGGCGATCACCGTCGCCAAGGCCGCCTTCGGCGAGCTCGCGGCATACCTCGAGGACGAGCTGGCGCCCCGGGCGCCGGAGTCCGACGCCTGCGGCACCGAGCTCTACCGGCTGCACTCGCGAAGCTTCCTCGGCGCCGAGATCGACCTCGAGGAGACCTACCGCTGGGGCCAGGAGGAGCTCGCGCGGATCACCGCGATGATGGAGGAGACCGCCGAGCAGATCCGCCCGGGCGCCTCGGTCAAGGAGGCGGTGGCGCTGCTCGACGAGGACCCCGGGTATGCCCTGGAGGGCACCGAGGCGCTGCGCGAGTGGATGCAGGTCACCGCCGACCGGGCGGTCGCCGAGCTGACCGACACGCAGTTCGACGTGCCGGAGCCGGTGCGGGCGATCGAGTGCATGATCGCGCCGAGCCAGACCGGCGGGATCTACTACACCGGTCCCAGCGAGGACTTCTCCCGGCCCGGGCGGATGTGGTGGTCGGTGCCCAAGGGGGTCACCCGGTTCTCCACCTGGCGCGAGCTGACCACGGTCTACCACGAGGGTGTCCCGGGCCACCACCTGCAGATCGGGCAGACGGTCTACCGCTCCGAGCTGCTCAACCGGTGGCGCCGGCTGGCGTCCTGGACCTCGGGCCACGGCGAGGGGTGGGCGCTCTACGCGGAGTGGCTCATGGCCGACCTGGGCTACATGGACGACCCGGGCAACCGGATGGGGCTGCTGGACGGCCAGTCGCTGCGCGCGGCGCGGGTGGTGCTCGACATCGGGGTGCACTGCGGCTTCGAGGCGCCGGAGGAGGTCGGCGGCGGGGAGTGGACCTACGACAAGGCGTGGGAGTTCCTCAACAACCACGTCAACATGGACGAGGGCTTCGTGCGCTTCGAGCTGGACCGCTACCTCGGCTGGCCCGGGCAGGCCCCGAGCTACAAGATCGGCGAGCGGCTGTGGCTGGAGCTGCGGGACGAGTGCCGGCGCCGGGAGGGCGACGACTTCGACCTCAAGGCCTTCCACCGGCGGGCGCTGGACATCGGGGGTGTCGGGCTGGACACGCTGCGGGCGGCGGTGCTCGGCGAGCTGTGA
- a CDS encoding GNAT family N-acetyltransferase has translation MSGTSGVPERVTRRLVLRGFTDADREPFAALNADPEVTRHLQGPLSRERSDAFVDRIAACWSERGWGLWALERRDTGEFVGYTGLWPADFLPDGPSVEVGWRLARPAWGHGYAPEAAREALRFGFTEVGLEEIVSFTAAGNTASLRVMDKIGLVRDPARDFDHPRVDAAAYPQLVRHLFHALTEQEWRVSTTAR, from the coding sequence GTGAGCGGGACGTCGGGGGTGCCGGAGCGGGTCACCCGCAGGCTCGTGCTGCGCGGCTTCACCGACGCCGACCGTGAGCCCTTCGCCGCGCTCAACGCCGACCCCGAGGTGACCCGCCACCTCCAGGGACCACTGAGCCGCGAGCGCTCGGACGCCTTCGTCGACCGCATCGCCGCCTGCTGGTCCGAGCGCGGCTGGGGCCTGTGGGCGCTGGAGCGGCGCGACACGGGCGAGTTCGTCGGCTACACCGGCCTGTGGCCCGCCGACTTCCTGCCGGACGGGCCGTCGGTCGAGGTGGGGTGGCGGCTCGCGCGGCCGGCGTGGGGCCACGGGTATGCACCGGAGGCCGCCCGCGAGGCGCTGCGGTTCGGCTTCACCGAGGTGGGTCTGGAGGAGATCGTCTCCTTCACCGCCGCCGGCAACACGGCCTCGCTGCGGGTCATGGACAAGATCGGCCTGGTGCGCGACCCCGCCCGTGACTTCGACCACCCCAGGGTGGACGCGGCGGCATACCCCCAGCTGGTGCGGCACCTCTTCCACGCCCTCACCGAGCAGGAGTGGCGGGTCAGCACCACCGCTCGCTGA